A genomic segment from Chitinophaga flava encodes:
- a CDS encoding alpha-L-fucosidase, with product MRKLWMALGCAWLTINAASAQTEELPYVPETDPAVVQKLDEWQDWKFGMIIHWGPYSQWGVVESWSICPEDEGWTAHNPKMSYFEYLQKYEALGKTFNPTRFAPEKWAKAAREAGMKYLVFTTKHHDGYCMFDTRQTDYRVTAPDVAFSKNPRANIAKEVFEAFRKEGIHAGAYFSKPDWHSDAYWWNYFPPRDRNVNYDVKKYPERWNQFKQYTYNQIEELMTGYGKLEILWLDGGWVRPLRQQTKESLSWSKTPPQDQDIDMGKIAKMARSHQPGLIVVDRSVHGPYENYRTPEQQIPDKPLSYPWETCMTMGGSWSYVPDDKYKPVGTLIHNLVDIVAKGGNYLLNVGPGPDGELHEAAYTTMKGIGEWIKVNGAAIYGTRAVAPYKDGKVCFTRKKDGSVYAIYLLDNQEKLPATITFKGLKPARGAAMQLLGASGKLGWKSVGDTVTVSIPEKLRQQAWNYAVAIRIEAVEKM from the coding sequence ATGAGAAAATTATGGATGGCATTGGGTTGTGCATGGCTGACAATAAATGCGGCCAGTGCGCAAACAGAAGAATTGCCTTATGTGCCGGAAACAGATCCGGCTGTAGTGCAGAAACTGGATGAGTGGCAGGACTGGAAATTTGGTATGATCATTCATTGGGGGCCATATTCCCAGTGGGGTGTGGTGGAGTCATGGAGTATCTGCCCGGAAGATGAAGGGTGGACCGCCCATAACCCTAAGATGTCTTATTTTGAATATCTGCAAAAGTATGAGGCGCTGGGTAAAACGTTCAATCCTACACGGTTTGCTCCTGAAAAGTGGGCGAAAGCAGCCAGGGAAGCAGGTATGAAATACCTGGTGTTTACCACCAAGCACCATGATGGTTACTGTATGTTTGATACCAGACAGACAGATTACCGCGTGACCGCTCCTGACGTGGCTTTTAGCAAAAATCCACGGGCCAATATTGCCAAAGAAGTGTTTGAAGCTTTCCGTAAGGAAGGTATTCATGCAGGTGCCTATTTTTCCAAGCCTGACTGGCATTCCGATGCCTACTGGTGGAACTATTTCCCGCCCCGCGACCGTAATGTGAACTATGATGTAAAAAAATATCCTGAAAGATGGAATCAGTTCAAGCAGTATACCTACAATCAGATCGAAGAGCTGATGACTGGTTACGGTAAACTGGAGATCCTCTGGCTGGATGGCGGCTGGGTAAGACCTTTGCGTCAGCAGACCAAAGAATCCCTTTCCTGGAGCAAAACACCACCACAGGATCAGGATATCGATATGGGCAAAATTGCCAAAATGGCCCGGAGCCACCAGCCAGGCCTGATTGTGGTAGATCGCAGTGTACACGGGCCATATGAAAACTACCGTACCCCTGAGCAGCAGATCCCTGATAAGCCGTTGTCTTATCCCTGGGAGACCTGCATGACGATGGGCGGTTCCTGGTCCTATGTGCCGGATGACAAATACAAGCCGGTAGGTACACTTATTCACAATCTGGTGGATATCGTGGCCAAAGGGGGTAACTACCTGCTGAACGTTGGTCCCGGCCCCGATGGAGAACTGCATGAAGCTGCCTATACCACCATGAAAGGTATCGGAGAGTGGATAAAAGTGAATGGTGCTGCGATTTATGGTACCCGGGCGGTAGCGCCTTATAAAGATGGAAAGGTATGTTTTACCCGGAAAAAAGATGGCAGCGTATATGCGATATACCTGCTGGACAACCAGGAAAAGCTTCCGGCCACGATTACATTTAAGGGTCTTAAACCGGCCAGGGGTGCGGCTATGCAGTTGCTGGGTGCATCCGGTAAACTGGGATGGAAATCCGTAGGGGATACTGTTACCGTAAGTATACCTGAAAAGCTGCGTCAGCAGGCCTGGAATTACGCGGTAGCAATCCGTATCGAAGCTGTGGAAAAGATGTGA
- a CDS encoding beta-mannosidase: MKYNRWGRWLISIFFLTCFTKSIYAAEIVADTLVSGWEFSRVDEGIWRPATVPGTVHTDLLALQLIPDPFVGTNEKAVQWVDKKDWQYRKRWKLTASDLQYDVLELDFKGLDTYASVYVNGHLVLQSANMFVEQVVNVKQWLHEGENELRVLFESPIKHDMPQFLKDQVIYPAGNDASDIPLSVYARKAPYHYGWDWGPRLVTAGIWKPVYLKKWNKAIIRDIWWQQQQLDAAKAAINAVLTLETVTAGTYSLKLSAALPGAGQQTITKVVTLQKGTNTIQVPVQIKQPKLWWPAGLGDPTRYTMSAQLVDKNTVLATDQQLIGLRTIEVVNKPDSLGESFYVKVNGRAVFMKGANYIPQDNFLPRVSEKKYRQLFEDMQSSHFNMVRVWGGGVYEDDQFYALADASGILVWQDFMFACTLYPSDTAFLANVRQEAAYTIKRLRNHPSLALWCGNNEVAVAIKNWGWQSGYAYTDAQWASLQQGYDQLFKELLPTVVKENDPGRFYFHSSPISNWGKKEDFTKGDNHYWGVWHGMEWFEAFNTHIPRFMSEYGFQSFPEMATIDSFATKADYDIFSNVMQAHQKSPAKGNTAIKTYMLHYYHAPKDFPSFVYLSQVLQAEGMKVAIEAHRRAMPYCMGTLYWQLNDCWPGPSWSGRDYYGRWKALQYYVKDAFTPLLVSGLVENKQLGIWLVSDENKDQKGDLELIATNLSGHPLWQQTLKNITIKANTSNKVIAVDTAAILKGRNPAEVICYAQLRIDNKIIKRNIFYFVPAKEMALEEPSVAVTFGKQPAQDNVVYMTVKAEKLARNVYLQLDDATPEERFEENYFDLLPGENKTIRIYTKRNPVAIRAALKVTSLVDTYKN; encoded by the coding sequence ATGAAATACAATAGATGGGGTCGATGGCTGATATCGATCTTTTTTTTAACCTGTTTTACTAAATCGATTTATGCAGCGGAGATCGTTGCTGATACACTGGTTTCAGGATGGGAATTCTCTCGTGTGGACGAAGGCATATGGCGACCGGCGACTGTTCCCGGCACGGTACATACTGACCTGCTGGCATTGCAACTGATACCCGATCCTTTTGTAGGCACCAATGAAAAAGCGGTGCAGTGGGTCGATAAAAAAGACTGGCAATATCGCAAAAGATGGAAGCTGACTGCCAGTGATCTGCAGTATGATGTACTGGAACTGGATTTCAAAGGACTGGACACCTATGCGTCTGTATACGTGAATGGGCACCTGGTATTACAATCTGCCAACATGTTTGTAGAACAGGTGGTGAATGTAAAACAGTGGCTGCATGAAGGCGAAAACGAATTGAGGGTGCTGTTCGAAAGCCCTATCAAACATGATATGCCACAGTTTCTGAAAGATCAGGTGATCTATCCGGCTGGTAATGATGCCAGTGATATTCCGCTCAGTGTATACGCCCGCAAAGCGCCGTATCATTATGGTTGGGACTGGGGCCCCCGTCTGGTGACTGCCGGCATATGGAAACCCGTATACCTGAAAAAATGGAATAAAGCGATCATTCGGGATATATGGTGGCAACAGCAGCAGCTGGACGCCGCTAAAGCTGCTATAAATGCAGTGCTTACGCTGGAAACGGTAACAGCAGGCACTTACAGCCTGAAGCTTTCCGCTGCCCTGCCGGGAGCCGGACAGCAAACCATCACCAAAGTAGTAACGCTGCAAAAAGGCACTAATACCATTCAGGTACCGGTACAAATCAAACAGCCGAAACTATGGTGGCCGGCAGGTTTGGGCGATCCTACCCGTTACACCATGTCTGCTCAACTGGTGGATAAAAACACAGTGTTGGCCACAGATCAACAGTTGATAGGACTCCGTACAATTGAAGTGGTGAATAAACCAGATAGCCTGGGCGAAAGCTTTTACGTGAAAGTCAATGGCCGCGCGGTTTTTATGAAAGGAGCCAATTATATTCCGCAGGATAATTTTCTGCCAAGGGTTTCTGAAAAGAAGTACCGGCAGCTGTTTGAAGATATGCAGTCCAGCCATTTTAACATGGTGCGTGTTTGGGGAGGTGGTGTTTATGAAGATGACCAGTTTTATGCACTGGCAGATGCCAGCGGGATTTTAGTATGGCAGGACTTTATGTTTGCCTGCACGCTGTATCCGTCTGATACGGCGTTTCTGGCCAATGTAAGGCAGGAAGCTGCATATACGATAAAACGTTTGCGTAACCATCCTTCGCTGGCGTTGTGGTGTGGCAATAATGAAGTGGCCGTGGCGATTAAGAACTGGGGCTGGCAGAGCGGTTATGCCTATACGGACGCACAATGGGCGAGCTTGCAACAAGGCTACGATCAGTTGTTTAAAGAGCTGTTACCCACTGTGGTGAAGGAAAATGATCCGGGCCGGTTTTATTTTCATTCTTCTCCTATCAGCAACTGGGGCAAAAAAGAAGATTTTACCAAAGGCGACAACCACTACTGGGGCGTATGGCATGGTATGGAATGGTTTGAAGCATTTAACACACATATACCGCGGTTTATGAGTGAGTATGGTTTTCAGTCATTCCCCGAAATGGCCACCATCGACAGTTTCGCGACCAAAGCCGATTACGATATTTTTTCCAATGTGATGCAGGCGCATCAGAAAAGTCCGGCGAAAGGTAATACTGCCATTAAAACCTATATGCTGCATTATTACCACGCACCCAAAGACTTCCCTTCTTTTGTATACCTGAGTCAGGTGCTGCAGGCTGAAGGCATGAAAGTGGCGATAGAGGCACATCGCAGGGCGATGCCTTATTGCATGGGTACTTTATACTGGCAGTTGAATGACTGCTGGCCCGGACCTTCCTGGTCTGGCCGGGATTATTACGGCCGCTGGAAAGCCTTGCAGTATTACGTGAAAGATGCTTTCACGCCATTGCTGGTATCTGGTCTGGTAGAAAACAAACAGCTGGGTATATGGCTGGTATCTGACGAAAACAAAGACCAAAAGGGAGATCTGGAGCTGATAGCCACCAACCTTTCCGGTCATCCGTTGTGGCAGCAAACGTTAAAGAATATCACCATAAAAGCCAATACCAGCAATAAAGTGATTGCTGTGGACACGGCTGCCATTCTGAAGGGAAGGAATCCTGCTGAGGTAATATGCTATGCACAACTGCGAATTGACAATAAGATTATCAAGAGGAATATCTTTTATTTTGTGCCTGCGAAGGAGATGGCCCTGGAAGAGCCGTCTGTTGCGGTAACATTCGGGAAGCAACCGGCGCAGGATAACGTGGTGTATATGACTGTTAAAGCGGAGAAACTGGCGAGAAATGTTTATTTACAGCTGGACGATGCTACGCCGGAAGAAAGGTTTGAAGAGAATTATTTTGATCTGCTGCCTGGCGAAAACAAAACTATCAGGATATATACAAAACGTAATCCGGTAGCCATCAGGGCTGCACTGAAGGTGACCTCTTTGGTAGATACTTATAAAAACTGA
- a CDS encoding DUF6728 family protein, translated as MKSLWRQILRYFYIGKGDPNAPKTRYVAMMHGMNRISIILFVIALIVMIIRLMRRH; from the coding sequence ATGAAAAGCTTGTGGCGACAAATATTAAGATACTTCTATATTGGTAAAGGTGACCCCAATGCGCCCAAAACGCGTTATGTGGCTATGATGCATGGCATGAACCGCATCTCCATTATTCTTTTCGTCATCGCCTTGATTGTGATGATTATAAGATTAATGAGAAGGCATTAA
- the lpxB gene encoding lipid-A-disaccharide synthase gives MKYYIIAGEASGDLHGSNLVRRMKQLDTAADIRGWGGDLMEAAGVNVVKHYKELAFMGFVEVVMNLRTILRNMELCKKDIAAFKPDVLVLVDYPGFNMRIAEWAKQLGIKTVYYISPQVWAWKESRVKKIKRDVDKMLCILPFEQEFYRKWNFETEYVGHPLVEVIKNAKEAPADAPLSSKPVIAVLPGSRKQEVSVKLPIMLTMAKHFPDYQFVVAQAPSLDDHFLEGLTGQHPNVSMVKGKTYRLLRQAKAALVTSGTATLETALFGVPEVVCYKGNPISYFFAKKLIKVKYISLVNLIMDRPVVKELIQHDLTEENLLTELTSLLKNDGARQRIQADYAELWHKLGEKDASGRAAEVIVNYAKGK, from the coding sequence TTGAAATATTACATTATAGCAGGAGAGGCGTCAGGAGATCTGCATGGCAGCAACCTGGTCAGGCGGATGAAGCAGCTGGATACTGCAGCAGATATACGGGGATGGGGCGGTGATCTGATGGAAGCTGCCGGGGTAAACGTGGTGAAGCACTACAAGGAACTGGCCTTTATGGGTTTTGTGGAGGTAGTGATGAATCTGCGGACGATCCTGCGTAATATGGAGCTGTGCAAAAAAGATATTGCTGCCTTTAAACCCGATGTACTGGTGCTGGTAGACTATCCCGGCTTTAACATGCGCATCGCGGAATGGGCCAAACAGCTGGGTATTAAAACAGTTTACTACATCTCTCCCCAGGTATGGGCCTGGAAAGAAAGCAGGGTGAAGAAGATTAAGCGGGATGTGGACAAAATGCTGTGTATCCTGCCGTTTGAACAGGAATTCTATCGCAAATGGAATTTTGAAACGGAGTATGTAGGGCATCCGCTGGTGGAAGTGATCAAAAACGCCAAAGAAGCGCCTGCAGATGCGCCGCTGTCCAGCAAGCCGGTGATAGCCGTATTGCCGGGTAGCCGTAAGCAGGAAGTAAGCGTAAAGCTGCCGATTATGCTCACGATGGCCAAACATTTCCCGGATTACCAGTTTGTGGTGGCACAGGCCCCCAGCCTCGACGACCATTTCCTGGAAGGTCTCACCGGTCAGCATCCCAACGTATCGATGGTGAAAGGCAAAACCTACAGATTACTGCGCCAGGCAAAGGCAGCCCTGGTAACATCGGGTACCGCCACCCTGGAAACAGCCTTGTTTGGCGTGCCGGAGGTAGTATGTTACAAAGGCAATCCTATCTCTTATTTTTTTGCTAAAAAGCTGATCAAGGTAAAATATATCTCTCTGGTTAACCTCATCATGGACAGACCAGTAGTGAAAGAGCTGATCCAGCACGATCTCACTGAAGAAAACCTGCTGACAGAACTCACCAGTCTTCTTAAAAACGATGGTGCCCGCCAGCGTATCCAGGCCGATTATGCCGAGTTATGGCATAAACTCGGTGAAAAAGATGCCAGCGGCAGGGCAGCTGAAGTAATCGTGAATTACGCAAAAGGAAAATAA
- the surE gene encoding 5'/3'-nucleotidase SurE: protein MEKQERIILVTNDDGITAPGIRALIEAVRPLGKVVVVAPDSPQSGKGHAITIGVPLRLNQVDIFEDIEAWQCSGTPVDCVKLARDKILHRKPDICVSGINHGANHSINVIYSGTMSAAMEAAIEGIPSVGFSFLEYSYDADFSLPAKVAREVTERMLRSDLPAGTLFNVNIPVVEEKDFRGLRLCRQADAKWVEEFDERRDPHGKKYYWLTGQFKNRDTGEDTDVWALENNYASMVPVQFDLTNYRLKQQLEADWKDL from the coding sequence ATGGAAAAACAGGAGCGGATTATATTAGTAACAAATGATGATGGTATAACGGCACCGGGTATACGTGCGTTGATAGAAGCGGTACGTCCGCTGGGTAAAGTGGTAGTGGTAGCACCAGACAGCCCGCAGTCCGGCAAGGGACACGCTATTACCATCGGGGTACCTTTGCGTTTGAATCAGGTAGATATTTTTGAAGATATAGAAGCCTGGCAGTGTTCCGGAACGCCGGTAGACTGCGTAAAGCTGGCCAGGGATAAGATCCTGCACCGCAAGCCGGATATTTGTGTAAGCGGTATCAACCATGGTGCGAATCATTCTATCAACGTAATTTATTCAGGGACCATGTCTGCGGCCATGGAAGCTGCCATAGAAGGTATTCCTTCCGTAGGTTTTTCTTTCCTGGAATACAGCTACGATGCAGACTTTTCACTACCTGCCAAAGTAGCCAGGGAAGTAACAGAACGTATGCTACGTTCCGATCTGCCGGCTGGTACATTGTTCAATGTGAACATCCCGGTTGTGGAGGAAAAGGATTTCAGAGGCCTGCGTCTCTGCCGGCAGGCAGACGCCAAATGGGTAGAAGAGTTTGATGAACGTCGCGACCCTCACGGTAAAAAATATTACTGGCTTACCGGACAGTTTAAAAACAGGGATACAGGAGAAGATACGGATGTGTGGGCCCTGGAAAACAACTATGCATCCATGGTGCCGGTACAGTTTGACCTGACCAACTACAGGCTGAAACAGCAGCTGGAAGCAGACTGGAAAGATCTGTAA
- a CDS encoding ABC transporter permease, with product MKLLLYTEWLKVKNYRTFWIMLLVAAIMIPAGNYVPAEVMTREMGQATKMLGQSPFSFPTVWQMVANLSSYVSALFGLMLIILVTNEYTFRTSRQNIIDGWERRQFVCAKLIWVLLLSVIALLVAVLTAVVFGLAYGTTGFSLEGFVYMWYYFLQVVLLLSLALLLSVLMKRAGFAMAIFLGYTMMLEQTLVLLLKRYVGKIGSLLPLQTGDELLPFPLVGKMMPGTDGYSDSIYLLCLVGYIALAIYLVFRKVLKSDL from the coding sequence ATGAAACTACTCCTCTATACCGAATGGCTGAAAGTAAAGAACTACCGTACTTTCTGGATAATGTTGCTGGTAGCTGCTATCATGATTCCGGCAGGTAACTATGTCCCTGCGGAAGTAATGACCCGTGAAATGGGGCAGGCTACTAAAATGCTGGGGCAGTCGCCTTTCAGCTTCCCTACTGTATGGCAGATGGTCGCCAATCTGAGCAGCTATGTATCTGCGCTGTTTGGACTGATGCTGATTATATTGGTCACCAATGAATATACTTTCCGTACCAGCCGTCAGAATATTATCGACGGATGGGAGCGCCGGCAGTTTGTATGTGCCAAACTGATATGGGTGTTGCTGTTGTCAGTAATTGCTTTGCTGGTGGCCGTACTTACGGCTGTGGTTTTTGGGCTGGCATACGGTACTACCGGCTTTAGCCTGGAAGGCTTTGTTTATATGTGGTACTATTTTTTACAGGTAGTACTCCTGCTGAGCCTGGCTTTGCTGCTCAGTGTGCTGATGAAACGGGCCGGTTTTGCCATGGCTATTTTCCTGGGGTATACGATGATGCTGGAACAGACGCTGGTGCTGTTACTGAAGCGTTATGTAGGCAAGATAGGGAGTCTGTTGCCGCTGCAAACAGGTGATGAATTGTTGCCTTTCCCATTGGTAGGAAAGATGATGCCCGGTACCGACGGGTATAGTGACAGTATTTATTTGTTATGTTTGGTGGGCTATATTGCATTGGCCATCTATTTGGTTTTCAGGAAAGTATTAAAGTCGGATCTGTAA